In the Methanofollis sp. UBA420 genome, one interval contains:
- a CDS encoding DUF367 family protein: protein MIRLFAFRDNSCDPRKCTVKRLEKWGMVRVFDSLARIPKSSLILDPTAEQALSPADRSVPSITALDCSWEVLDTGEVTRWPVRRALPYLVAANPVNFGRPLRLTSVEAFAAALYIVGEKEQAEAVLSKFNWGLHFLELNADPLAEYAAAKNSTEVVAIQAAYMPD, encoded by the coding sequence ATGATACGTCTCTTTGCCTTCAGGGACAACTCCTGCGACCCCAGGAAGTGCACGGTGAAACGCCTGGAAAAGTGGGGGATGGTGAGGGTCTTCGACTCGCTCGCCCGTATCCCGAAGTCCTCCCTCATCCTGGACCCCACGGCAGAGCAGGCCCTCTCCCCGGCAGACAGGAGCGTCCCCTCGATCACCGCCCTGGACTGCTCCTGGGAGGTGCTCGACACCGGCGAGGTGACCCGCTGGCCCGTCCGCCGGGCCCTCCCATACCTCGTCGCCGCCAACCCGGTGAACTTCGGCCGTCCCCTCCGCCTCACCTCGGTCGAGGCCTTCGCGGCCGCCCTGTACATCGTCGGCGAGAAGGAGCAGGCAGAGGCCGTCCTCTCGAAGTTCAACTGGGGCCTCCACTTCCTCGAACTGAACGCCGACCCTCTGGCCGAGTATGCCGCCGCGAAGAACTCGACCGAAGTCGTCGCGATCCAGGCGGCGTACATGCCGGATTGA
- a CDS encoding 2TM domain-containing protein: protein MQDGDSDSASYDRALRQVKEIKDFYGHLAVYIIINTMLFLINWFTTPGAWWFYWVAIFWGIGLLVHAYSTFVEEGLFGRGWEERKVREIMEKEKKR from the coding sequence ATGCAGGACGGAGACTCAGACTCTGCCTCCTATGACCGCGCCCTGCGGCAGGTCAAGGAGATCAAGGATTTTTACGGCCACCTCGCGGTCTACATCATCATAAACACGATGCTCTTCCTGATCAACTGGTTCACGACCCCGGGAGCGTGGTGGTTCTACTGGGTCGCCATCTTCTGGGGCATCGGCCTGCTGGTCCATGCCTACAGCACCTTCGTCGAGGAGGGCCTCTTCGGGAGGGGATGGGAAGAGAGGAAGGTCCGGGAGATCATGGAGAAGGAGAAGAAGAGGTGA
- a CDS encoding nucleoside 2-deoxyribosyltransferase has product MYVLVSPCLLDPSLRAEGITKESDLRAFGAALERCRRFGIEVVPLPCPETAYLGRGRAPGTYVERLDTPAFADVLDRMEEEVLAVVEKRGPPLCIVGVDSSPCCGVNTTWHDEKRDGRGAFLARFPGIRAVDVLEFARYRVYFAAPLFSEAEQDFNKKVRDILEEAYYDIYLPQEVGDTDATRARSSQREIFRRHVAALGEVDAVVAVVDGADADSGTAWEMGYAHARGIPVIALRTDFRRAGHNEHVNLMLEESSTVVTAVEEIVPALEQAFRRG; this is encoded by the coding sequence ATGTATGTCCTTGTCTCCCCCTGCCTCCTCGACCCCTCCCTCAGGGCCGAAGGGATCACGAAAGAGTCCGACCTCCGGGCCTTCGGTGCTGCCCTCGAACGCTGCCGGCGCTTCGGGATCGAAGTCGTCCCCCTCCCCTGCCCGGAGACCGCCTACCTCGGCCGCGGCCGGGCGCCCGGCACCTATGTCGAGCGTCTGGACACCCCCGCCTTCGCCGACGTCCTCGATCGGATGGAGGAGGAGGTGCTGGCCGTCGTCGAAAAAAGAGGGCCTCCCCTCTGCATCGTCGGCGTTGACTCGTCGCCGTGCTGCGGGGTGAACACCACCTGGCACGACGAAAAAAGGGATGGGAGGGGCGCATTCCTGGCGCGGTTCCCCGGCATCAGGGCCGTCGACGTGCTGGAGTTCGCACGGTACCGCGTCTACTTCGCCGCCCCCCTCTTCTCCGAGGCCGAGCAGGACTTCAACAAAAAGGTGCGGGACATCCTGGAAGAGGCGTATTATGATATCTACCTCCCGCAGGAGGTCGGGGACACCGACGCCACGCGGGCACGCTCCTCGCAGCGCGAGATCTTTCGCCGGCACGTGGCGGCCCTCGGGGAAGTGGACGCCGTCGTCGCCGTTGTCGACGGGGCAGACGCCGACTCAGGGACCGCGTGGGAGATGGGCTACGCCCATGCCCGCGGAATCCCGGTCATCGCCCTGCGGACAGACTTCAGGCGGGCGGGCCACAACGAGCATGTGAACCTGATGCTTGAAGAGTCCTCGACAGTCGTGACTGCCGTCGAAGAGATCGTCCCGGCGCTTGAACAGGCCTTCAGGCGTGGTTGA